The genomic stretch GAGCGGGTGGCGACCGATGACCGTCGAGACGTACGTCGAACGCGCGCGGAACCGGGTGGACGACGAACGAGACGCCACCGAGAACAAGCAAGCGGCCTACCGCCGGTTCGTCGCGAGCGTGGAGGAGACGCCGACCGACTCGCCGGTCGGCCCCGGCGGCGGCCCGACCGCGATCGGGTCGGTGACGGCGGCGAGTTCGACGGGGTCGAGCGGCTGCGACCGGGTGCGCGAGCGGTTCGCCGACACCGTGGCCGGCCACCGAACCCTCGATTCGGACCCCGCCGACGGGCTCCTCGAAACCGTCGCCGCCGAACTTTCGGAGGGCGTCGCGGTCGCGCTCGCGCCCGCGAACGGTGCCGCGAGCCTCACCGACGGACTGAAACGGCGCGTGGTCTCGGAGGCGACCACCCGCCAGCACGAACTCCGCGTGATGGCGCGCGCCCTCGAAACCGAAGCCGAATCGCTGGCGGCGGCGGACGAGGCGCTCGGCGACGTCATCGAGTGGCTCGTCGCGACGAACGAGACGGCGCTCACCGACTGCGAGTTCGACGCGCTGGCCGAGCGGCACGACCGGCTCGCGACCCACCGCGAGTGTTGCCGGACGGTCGCGCGCGAGCGACAGGCCGTGCTCCGGACCACGACGAGCATCGACGCGACGGTGGGGCTCGCCCAGCGGGAACTCACTGGCGGCCTCTACGAGGGATTCTCGGTGGACCACCCCGTGCTCTCGACGGCCGTCCGGCTCGACGGGCTGTGTACGGAGTGCCAGAACGTCGTTCGCGACCACCTCGTCCGGCGGGTCTGACGACCGGGAGAACGCGCCGGCTTTACGTCCCGACCGTGGGTTCGCAAACGAATGACGGCGCGCGCTTCGGGGTGGTGGTCGCGGCTCGGCGGGTACGACACGCTGGGGCTCGCGGCGGGACTCTGGTTCCTCGCGAAGTTCCTCCGCTACGGGATCTCGGCGCTGTTCCCCCAGTTCCAGACGACCTTCGGGGTCTCGAACGCCACGCTCGGGGCCGCCTTCTCCGCGATGATGGTGCTCTACTCCCTGCTCCAGTTCCCGAGCGGTGCGCTCTCGGATAGGCTGGGAGAGGTTCGGATCATCGCCATCGGGAGCCTCGTGGCCGCGCTCGGGGCGTTCGTGCTCGGGGTCGGCGCTCCGTTCGTGGTCGTGCTCGTCGGGATGGCGCTCGTTGGGCTGGGAACTGGCACCCACAAGACCGTCTCCGTCGAGCTACTCGCGCGGGTCTACCCCGCGCGCGTCGGGCGGTCGCTCGGGATCTTCGACACCGTCGGCGCGCTCGGCGGCGTGGCCGCCCCCGCCGCGGTCGTGCTCGCGACGGGCACCGTGGGCTGGCGGGCCCTGTTCGCCCTCGGCGGGGTCTGTGGCGTCGCGCTCGTCGCGGGCGTCCTCCTCCGGGTGCCGCGCCGCGAGCGAACGGAGTCCGGCGGGGCACGCTCGCTCGCGGTTCGGCCCTACCTCGTGCTCTTTCGCGACCGCCGGCTCGCGGCGTTCGTCGTCGTGACGTTGTGTTTCGGGTTCGCGTACAACGGACTCGTGGCGTTCCTCCCGCTCTACCTCACCCAGCGCGGCCTCACGACCGGCACGGCCTCGTTGCTCTACAGCCTCCTCTTCGCCGTCAGCGTGGTCCAGGTCCTCACCGGCGGCCTCTCGGACCGGCTGGGCCGGCTTCCGCTCGCCGCGGTCGTGCTCGGTGTGGCGACCGCCGGGCTGGTGGGGCTCGTCGGCCTCGGCGGTCTCGTGGGTCTCGGGGCGGCCGTCGTCGTGCTCGGGCTCGGGGGCCACGGCTTCCGGCCGATCCGCGCGGCACACCTCTCGACGACCATCCCCGAGGAGATCGCCGGCGGCGGGTTGGGCCTCGTTCGAACCCTCCTGATGGGCATCGGGGCGGTCGCACCCGCCGTGGTCGGGGTCATCGCCGACGTCTCCGATTTCAGGGTCGCGTTCTCGCTGCTCGCGGTCGCGATGGCCGCCGGCGCAGTCGTCGCAGTCGGGCTCGCCGTCACCGAGTGAGGATACCCCAATGATTCGAGCTGCGACCAAAACTCCACGGAGGTTTATCGGTGAGCGAAAACGATTCGACGGAACCCATCGAACTGAACGGTCATGATTCCAGAGGAGGGCGAGATCCGGTCGTACGAACGGACGTTCACGGAGGAGGATATCGAGCGGTTCGCCGAGCTCTCGGGTGACAGCGGGCGACAGCACGTCGAGCGCGATGCGGAGGGACGGCTCATGGCACAGGGACTGCTCACCGCGACGCTGCCGACCAAGATCGGTGGCGAGATGAACTACATCGCACGAACCCTCGATTTCGAGTTCCTCCAGCCGGTCTACGCCGGCGAGACCATCACCTGCGAAACGGAGATGACGCGTGTGTCGGAGGAGTCGGAGCGGACGCTGTTGGCCTCCGAGTTCGTCTGTACGAACGAAGATGGGACGGAAGTTCTCAGAGGCGAATCGGACGGGCTGATCCCGAAATAGGCATGTCATCCCCTTTGACTGGGTGGTGGCCTGTGGAACTTCGCGGTTTCGCGCACAAGCGCAGCATCCGTGGTCGGGGGCTTCGGCGGTGCTGTGCGGTGGCGGTTAGTGGTTGCGGGGGCGGTTAGTGGTTGTACCGCGAGCGAACGGAGTGAGCGAGCGGGCCAAGAAACCCCCGAGCGGAGCGAGGGGGTGACGCAGGCTTTTGATCCACATTTTGCCAGCGAAGGAGCGAAGCGACTGAGCGCAGCAAAAGGTGGGGACTGAATGGGCCGGCGCGAATTCGAATCGCGGTTACGGCCACCCGAAGGCCGAAGGATACCAAGCTACCCCACCGGCCCGCAGTCGGTTTGATGGCCACGACGGTGTTAACCCTTCCGTTCTATCCGGTGGCGGTGAGATAGACCGCCACCACGGCGAGGACGATGCCCGCCCCCTTCTGGAGGGTGAACGACTCGTTGAGGAAGAGGATCGAGAGCAGCGAACTCCCGACGAGAAACATCCCGAAGATCGGGGTGACGACGCTCACCGGTCCCGCGGCGAGCGCGCGGTAGTAGGCCAGGATGCCGACCGCGAGGAAGACCCCCGCGGCGACCATGTAGATCCCGGTTCGGCCCGTGAGGTAGGTGAGGAACTGGTCGCCCTCGTAGAGGCTCACCGCGACCGCCGCGAACAGGAGGATGCCGTTGGCGACCACCGCGACCACGCTGGAGGGCGCGCTCCGGATCGCGAGCGAGGCGAGCGGGGTGAAGATGCTGTAGCCGACGAGCGCGAACAGCGCCCAGCCGAGGTAGTTCATCTCGATATCACGAACTCCGGTCATCTGTGTTCATCCGGTCGTGGATTCGGGTTCGTACCGCCTGAACCCCTCGGTATCGAGCCAGTTGTGCGCTACCGGTATCGCGTGGTTCGCGTGGAGGCGCTCCGGACCGAGGGTCACTCGGGCCGTGGCCCGTGCTTCGAGGAGGTCGGCTTCACGCGCGGTGAAATCCCGATGGTCGGAGAGCACGAACACCGGGTCCGCGGGCGGGTCGACCTCCCCCACGGGATCGCCATCTTCGTGGAGTTCGACGACGGTCCCTTCGACCTCGTCGAGTACGTCCTCGAATCCGAAACGGACTATCGACACCCCCGGCGAACCCTCGGCCGCCATGTGACCGATCGCGCCGTCCCTCGCGTCGAGCGCCCCGCGAACGAGCGCGGCTGTCGAGCGCTCGTCGGGGTTGAGGTTCCGCACCTCGCTCCCGTCGAAGCGCACCGTGAACTCGTCCTGCAATACGAGCCAGACGCGGACGTCCTCGCGGATGCCGTGGGAGAGACACAGCGCCGCGGTCACGCATCGACAGAGCACGTCGAGCCTCCCCGCACCGCCCGCGAGGTCGTCGAGCGAGAAGTCGGGCGAGAGCGGCGCTTCGTGTCCCAGGATAACGAACTGGCGCATCAGCGTACCCAGTTCGAAGCGAAGCGCCCGCTCACCACGTCAGCCCCTCGTAGGTCATCCCTTCCCTGGGGTCGACGATCCGCCGACCGTCGACGACCACCTGGTCGGCCATCGTCTCGAACTCGTCGTCGAGCGCCCCGAACTCGTCCCAGTCGGTGAGCACGAGCGCGCCGTTGGACCCGTCGAGCGCCGCCGCGGCCGACTCGACGTACTCGACGTCGGGGAACTTCTCGGCCATCGCGTCGGCGGCCACCGGGTCGTAGGCCGCGACGTCCGCGCCGCGCTCCAGCAGGCCGTCGATGGCGACCGTCGCACGCGACCCGCGGATGTCGTCGGTACCGGGTTTGAACGCGAGGCCGAGCACCGCGATACGGTTCCCAGCGAGGTCGACGTGCTGGGCGAGTAAGTCGAGCATCCGCCGGGGTTGGTTGTCGTTGACCCCGACGACCGCGTCGAGGAGCTGGGGTTCGTAGTCGACCGACCGGGCCGCCGCCCGGAGCGCGTCGGTGTCCTTCGGGAAACACGACCCGCCCCATCCCACACCGGACCGGAGGAATCTTTCACTGATTCGCTCGTCGAGCCCGATGGCGTCGGCGACCTCGTAGGAGTCGACGTCGAACTCCTTACAGATGTTCCCGAGTTCGTTGATCAGGCTAATCTTCCCCGCGAGGAAGACGTTGTTGGCGTACTTCACCATCGCCGCCTCGCGCTGGCCGGTCTCGACGACCGGCACGCCGTCGTTGGCCTCCACGAGCGGGTTGTAGAGTTCGTGGAGCGCCCCGAACGCTCGCTCGTCTTCAGCGCCGAAGACGAGTTTATCGGGCTGCATGAAGTCCTCGACCGCGGAGCCCTGGCTCTGGAACTCGGGGTTGACCGCGACGCCGAACCCCTCGCCCGCCGTCTTCCCGGAGGCCTCCTCGAGAACGGGTTCGATCTCCGCTTCGATCATGCCCGGGATGACCGTGGATTTGACCACGACGAGGTGGTAGCCGTCCTTCTCGGCGAGCGCCTCGCCCGTGTCCCGCGTCCCGGCCTTGAGCACCGAGAGGTCGATCGAGCCGTCTTCGCGCGAGGGGGTCTGCATCGCGAGGATCGTCACGTCGGTGTCCGTGAGCGCGTCGTGCTCGGTGGTCGCCCGCAACCGGCCGCCGGCGTGGGTCTCGACGAGTTCGGGCAGGCCCGGTTCGTGGATCGGCGTCTCGCCGGCGTTGACAGTGTCGACGATCTCCTGGTCGATGTCGATGGCGACCACGTCGTGTCCGAGGTCCGCGAGACACGCCGCGACGGTCGTTCCCACGTAGCCGCTGCCGACGACGCTGACGTTCATGCCGGGTCGTCGGTGGCTTCCGGCTTGAGGATTCGGGTTCGATCGTTGCGAACCGGGCGAACAGTCATGACGGTTCGGCGTGTGATCGACGGCCATGGTCGACGCAACCATCGACGTCATCGACCGCGGCGTGCTCGAAACCGACCTCAACTACCTCGTCGAGGGCAACACGCTCGGGAGCCACGACGAACCGAACCCCGACACCGACTACGTCGAGATCCCGGTGCCGAACTTCGTGATCGACCACCCGGAGGGCACGATCCTCTGGGACACCGGCTCGCACCACGACGCGGCGAACGGCCACTGGCCCGAAGGACTCGTGCAGGCGTTCTACCCGAAGGACGCCCACGAGCACCGCCTCGACGACGACCTGGAGGACGCAGGTTACTCGATAGACGAAATCGACTGCGTCTTCCAGAGCCACCTCCACCTCGACCACGCAGGCGGGCTCGAGTTCTTCGACGGGACCGACACCCCGATCTTCGTCCACGAGGAGGAGCTGAAGTTCGCCTACTACAGCGCGAAGTCCGACGAGGGGAGCGCCGCGTACGTGCTGGACGACTTCGACCACGACCTCAACTGGGAGGTGATCCACCAGGATAGAGAAACCCACTTCGAGGGGGTCGAGTTCATCCGACTCGCGGGCCACACACCGGGGATGACGGGCACGATGGTCGACCTCGACGATACGACCGTGGTGTTCGCGGGCGACGAGATCTACCAGGCCGTCAACTACGACGACGAGGTGCCGCTCGGGGCGGGACTCCTCTGGAGCCACCGCCACTGGTTCCGGAGCCTCCAGATCCTGAAGGAACTCGAACGGAGGCACGACGCGGAGATCGTCTACGGCCACGACCCCGAGCAGTTCCCGGCGATCGAGGAGGGGTGGGGCCAGTGAGCTACGAGCGCTCGGTGTCGGCCCCCGACCACCGCTTCGAACCCGAGACGGTCTGGAACCTCCAGATGCCGGAGATCCGATTTGGAAGGGGAGCCGTCGAAGAACTCGGCTT from Halococcus hamelinensis 100A6 encodes the following:
- a CDS encoding EamA family transporter; the encoded protein is MTGVRDIEMNYLGWALFALVGYSIFTPLASLAIRSAPSSVVAVVANGILLFAAVAVSLYEGDQFLTYLTGRTGIYMVAAGVFLAVGILAYYRALAAGPVSVVTPIFGMFLVGSSLLSILFLNESFTLQKGAGIVLAVVAVYLTATG
- a CDS encoding MFS transporter, whose amino-acid sequence is MTARASGWWSRLGGYDTLGLAAGLWFLAKFLRYGISALFPQFQTTFGVSNATLGAAFSAMMVLYSLLQFPSGALSDRLGEVRIIAIGSLVAALGAFVLGVGAPFVVVLVGMALVGLGTGTHKTVSVELLARVYPARVGRSLGIFDTVGALGGVAAPAAVVLATGTVGWRALFALGGVCGVALVAGVLLRVPRRERTESGGARSLAVRPYLVLFRDRRLAAFVVVTLCFGFAYNGLVAFLPLYLTQRGLTTGTASLLYSLLFAVSVVQVLTGGLSDRLGRLPLAAVVLGVATAGLVGLVGLGGLVGLGAAVVVLGLGGHGFRPIRAAHLSTTIPEEIAGGGLGLVRTLLMGIGAVAPAVVGVIADVSDFRVAFSLLAVAMAAGAVVAVGLAVTE
- a CDS encoding DUF7260 family protein, which gives rise to MTVETYVERARNRVDDERDATENKQAAYRRFVASVEETPTDSPVGPGGGPTAIGSVTAASSTGSSGCDRVRERFADTVAGHRTLDSDPADGLLETVAAELSEGVAVALAPANGAASLTDGLKRRVVSEATTRQHELRVMARALETEAESLAAADEALGDVIEWLVATNETALTDCEFDALAERHDRLATHRECCRTVARERQAVLRTTTSIDATVGLAQRELTGGLYEGFSVDHPVLSTAVRLDGLCTECQNVVRDHLVRRV
- a CDS encoding hotdog family protein translates to MIPEEGEIRSYERTFTEEDIERFAELSGDSGRQHVERDAEGRLMAQGLLTATLPTKIGGEMNYIARTLDFEFLQPVYAGETITCETEMTRVSEESERTLLASEFVCTNEDGTEVLRGESDGLIPK
- the aglM gene encoding UDP-glucose 6-dehydrogenase AglM, encoding MNVSVVGSGYVGTTVAACLADLGHDVVAIDIDQEIVDTVNAGETPIHEPGLPELVETHAGGRLRATTEHDALTDTDVTILAMQTPSREDGSIDLSVLKAGTRDTGEALAEKDGYHLVVVKSTVIPGMIEAEIEPVLEEASGKTAGEGFGVAVNPEFQSQGSAVEDFMQPDKLVFGAEDERAFGALHELYNPLVEANDGVPVVETGQREAAMVKYANNVFLAGKISLINELGNICKEFDVDSYEVADAIGLDERISERFLRSGVGWGGSCFPKDTDALRAAARSVDYEPQLLDAVVGVNDNQPRRMLDLLAQHVDLAGNRIAVLGLAFKPGTDDIRGSRATVAIDGLLERGADVAAYDPVAADAMAEKFPDVEYVESAAAALDGSNGALVLTDWDEFGALDDEFETMADQVVVDGRRIVDPREGMTYEGLTW
- a CDS encoding N-acyl homoserine lactonase family protein; its protein translation is MVDATIDVIDRGVLETDLNYLVEGNTLGSHDEPNPDTDYVEIPVPNFVIDHPEGTILWDTGSHHDAANGHWPEGLVQAFYPKDAHEHRLDDDLEDAGYSIDEIDCVFQSHLHLDHAGGLEFFDGTDTPIFVHEEELKFAYYSAKSDEGSAAYVLDDFDHDLNWEVIHQDRETHFEGVEFIRLAGHTPGMTGTMVDLDDTTVVFAGDEIYQAVNYDDEVPLGAGLLWSHRHWFRSLQILKELERRHDAEIVYGHDPEQFPAIEEGWGQ
- the trmY gene encoding tRNA (pseudouridine(54)-N(1))-methyltransferase TrmY, with translation MRQFVILGHEAPLSPDFSLDDLAGGAGRLDVLCRCVTAALCLSHGIREDVRVWLVLQDEFTVRFDGSEVRNLNPDERSTAALVRGALDARDGAIGHMAAEGSPGVSIVRFGFEDVLDEVEGTVVELHEDGDPVGEVDPPADPVFVLSDHRDFTAREADLLEARATARVTLGPERLHANHAIPVAHNWLDTEGFRRYEPESTTG